The Montipora foliosa isolate CH-2021 chromosome 1, ASM3666993v2, whole genome shotgun sequence genome has a window encoding:
- the LOC138013144 gene encoding uncharacterized protein — translation MCDNGPQFISGEFQECCVQNGIVHLKTTPKWPQANGEVERQNASLMKRIRIAQAEGVDWKKELRRYVTKYRSIDHTTTGKSPDELLFNREMRGKLPELHADCHLDLKTRDRDAEVKAKTKSYADKAANPKPSDIAVGDQVLLRQERKDKFSTPFNPTSYRVVSRTGNSVIVENPGGTQYSKNTLHRSRFMMDDPVPTPETPSGSPDGIVVPTAVPSQVLSEPTPAVPATPQNESPTRSTLSVQAGAENGNEAVAVRRDIRVDQATVPSTQATPRLTQRPQRQRRPPDRYKDYVFK, via the coding sequence ATGTGCGACAATGGACCGCAATTCATCTCTGGAGAATTCCAAGAATGTTGTGTGCAGAATGGAATTGTGCATCTCAAGACAACACCGAAGTGGCCCCAGGCCAATGGGGAAGTTGAGAGGCAGAACGCCTCCCTAATGAAGAGAATTCGCATTGCCCAAGCTGAAGGGGTCGACTGGAAGAAGGAGTTAAGAAGATATGTGACGAAATACCGGAGTATTGATCACACCACCACTGGTAAAAGCCCTGATGAATTGTTGTTCAATAGGGAGATGAGAGGGAAGCTGCCAGAGTTGCATGCTGATTGCCATCTAGACCTAAAAACTCGGGATAGAGATGCAGAGGTGAAGGCAAAGACCAAATCATATGCAGACAAAGCAGCGAATCCTAAACCATCAGATATTGCAGTTGGTGATCAAGTATTACTAAGACAAGAGAGAAAGGACAAATTCTCAACACCATTCAATCCGACGTCATACCGAGTAGTTAGCAGGACTGGCAACAGTGTCATAGTAGAGAATCCAGGCGGGACCCAATACTCGAAAAACACCTTACATAGAAGCAGGTTTATGATGGATGACCCTGTGCCGACACCTGAGACACCATCTGGTAGCCCAGATGGAATTGTGGTACCAACCGCAGTACCAAGCCAAGTGTTAAGTGAACCGACACCAGCAGTACCTGCCACACCACAGAATGAATCTCCAACCAGGAGTACACTGTCAGTACAAGCAGGTGCAGAGAATGGAAACGAGGCAGTTGCAGTCCGTAGGGACATTAGGGTTGATCAGGCAACAGTACCTAGCACGCAAGCAACACCGAGGTTGACTCAGAGGCCTCAGAGGCAGAGGAGACCTCCAGACAGATACAAAGACTATGTTTTTAAATAA